Within the Amycolatopsis solani genome, the region AGGAGATCAGCCCATCCGATGCGTGCACGGCGGGTCTGCCCGGAGGCCTCCCTGGACATCACAGCTAGTACTGCAACGGCGGTTAGCAGGGTTTTGGTAGATCGTCGATGTGGTGATGGAGCAGCTGGACAGGGTGCATGAGCGGATCGCGGGCCGGTTCACGCGGTCTGAGCCTCGAGGTCGGGCGCGGGAATATGTGTCCGGGCTGGTCGCCGGGTTGGGGCGGAAGAACGGATGGACGCTGGCCGAGCGGTCCGGGCGAGGTCTCGCCGGACGGGATGCAGCGGCTGCTGCGCTGGGCGGACTGGGACATCGACGGGGTCCGCAACGACGTGCGCGACTACGTCGTCCGCACTGGCGACCCGGGTGTACCACGAGCTCACCCGCACCGGCCGGTTCAGGCCCGAGCAGTCGGCAAAAGTCGCACACGCCGAGCACGTGGGCGTCGGTCATCCATATGGGCGTCTTGACGCATCGGGGACAAGGACGACTGCGCCACCCTCGGGCTGGTCGAGTTCGATCTGCTCGGCCTCGGCATGCTTTCCGCGCTGCACCACACGATCGACCTCGTCGCCCGAGCACCACGACGCCACAGTGGACATCGCGAAACCCGACCTGGCCGACCCCAAACTCTACGACTGCGGTAGCCGGATCGGGGCCATCAGGCCCCTGCGCTACCGCGACCTGACCAGCGCTGTCACCACTTCCGGATGGACGATCAGAACCGTACAGGTCATGGCGCCGATCAGAACCGCACCAAAGACGAGCAGCCGGGCAAGGCGATAGACGAGGTCACCAGCGTCGCGGTCGGCCAGCAGCAGAGCGACCCGGGCCGGCAGCGACACGGGCTCGTCAACTTCGGGCAGGCGATCGACAGAACCGCGCACACGATGATCGCGAAAACGCATGAAAACCCCTCCACAACAACGAAATTTTTCGCCGCAGGCACTGGACCGATTCGATGAAACGACGGTCTCACAGTGTTCGATTCGCGCCAAGGCGAGCAAGCAGCGGTTTCGGTCACGATTACGAGAACGATTCAGAAGCGCACCGACCAGATACCGTTGCGGCACCACGACCCTTCGCCCGCCGATAGCGCCGCATGGAGCTCTAGCACGAGCGACAGGAAACCGGCCCCTGCCGCAATAGGGCTGCTGCGAATGCTTGGCCGACAACAGGCCGGTCATCAACAGAAATGCGTTGAGCCCGCAGCGGCACATGACGGCGGGCGTCCCGGTCACGAGCGCGTACAACTCCGGCGGCGGCGGATTGAACAAGGTGGCCGGCCATAGCCGCATCGTGGAGCTGGCACCGCCTTGACCGCCGTCTCGCGGCGCTGCTACCTTGACGGTAGACAGAACGTTCTACCTTGTCCGACGCCACTCGGCGCGGCGAGCCTTTCGAGGAAAGAGACACCACATGACGAAGACGGCTCGAGACACGTCGGAGGCGGCCGAGGCCCTGGTTGCGCGCGCACGTGCGGCGGTGCCGGTGCTGGCCGCGCACGCTGGTGCCACCGACCAGCAGGGCCGCGTTGCCCCGGAAAGCCTCGAGGTGTTGCGTGCGGCCGGCCTGTTCGCGCTGGGCACGCCGGTCGAGTTCGGCGGCACGGACGTCGATCTGCCCACGCAGGTGCGAGTGCTGTCCGAATTGGCGCGGGGCTGTCCGTCCTCGGCATGGCTGGTGACGATCTCGGCGGGAACGAAGGAGCATTTTTCCAAGCTGTTCCCCAAGGAGGTGCTCGCGGACGTCTACCCCCAGCCCGACGTGCGGTGGTGCGGCGGTGCGACGCCCGGCGAGGCCGTGGCGGCCCCGGGCGGGGTGCGGGTCAGCGGGCGGTGGGCTTACGCCTCCGGGGCCGAGGACGCTCACTGGGCGTTGTTGTCCGTGGTGTCCGTGGCCGACGGTGTGCCTCAGGTGGGCGGTGCACTCGTGCCGATGTCCGAACTGGCCATCGACCGGACCTGGCGGGTGGCCGGTTTGCAGGGCACGGGCAGCCACACGGTGGTCGCCGACGATGTTTTCGTACCCGCGGAGCGAACGGTCCAGTTCCCGCTCGGCCCCGGTGGCGCCCCCGACGTCACGCTCGGAGAGCCGCTGAGCATCGTCTCCCAGTCGGTCGCGGTCGTGGGGGTGCTGGCCGGGGCGGCGCGCGGCGCACTGGACGTCGTAGAGGCCGTGGTCGGTACACGCAAGCCTCCGATGTCGCCGTACGACAGCCTCGCCGAGTCGGCCTCGGCGAGGCATGTGTTCGCCACCGCCAAGCACATGGTGACCAGCGGTTGCGACCGGTTGCTCAGCCTGGCGGACCGGATCGCCGACCAGGCCCCCGGTGAAGAGGTCACCGACGTGCAGCGGTCCGCTTTGCGGATGGAGCTGGTCTCCGTTCTCCAGCAGTTCCTGCGGGCGGTCGACCTGCTGCTGGATCTCCACGGCTCCAGCGCCTTCGCCCTCGGCAACCCGTTGCAACGGTTCTGGCGGGACATCAACGTCGGCGCCCGCCACGCCCAGGTCACGTCCTACCTCACCATCGAGAACCACGGCCTGCTGGTGACCGGGGCGGGTGGACCGCTCCTCATGGGCTGAGCGTTCGACATCGAGATCGGATGCCCAACCGGGAGTCTCGCTGCGCCACGGCTCACAGCAAACCGGTGTAACCCGTGGAAGTGTCCCAGCGATTTCCCACACAACGGTGAAACAGCCCGCCGCACGCAGATGGCATTCGTTGGCACCACGCGGGAGGCGCACCGTGAGCGGTCGTTCACGCCGAGTACTGGTTCAGGTCGAACACCGCACGGTCACCCTCGACCGGCACAGAATGTCTGCCGGTGACCCTCGGACGGGCCATCAACGCGGCGAGCCCGAGGATCAGCTGTCCTACGCCGGCGTCCTGCTGACCTACCTGCAGGACGACGTCGTCGACCGCGCGGTGTGGCTCCCGATGGGCGAGACGCCGACCCTCGCCGACGACGAAGCCCTGATCTCCGCGCTGCACACGGCGGTGCACTGGAACCGAGGCGAACTCCCCGAACACCTCAGGGCCACCTAGGCGAGTAATGCGTGACTCCGGGGTGCTGACCGGAGACGGACGAAGGGTGCCCAAGATCCATTCGATCCGAGCACGGAAAGCGTCCCCGCCACCGGCAGCTCGCCCCATTCGAGCGCGACCTCCGCTACTTCGCTGGTCCTGCCATCCCGCTCCTCGCGACGTCGTCCTACTCGGACACCAGCCGCGACTGCGAGAGCTCGATGCGGCGCGCCGAGCCGGCAAGCAGTTCCTCGGCCCGGCCGAGGCGCCGGTCGGACCCGTCCAGGAGCCCGCGGACCCGGCTGGTCACCTCGGTCACCCGCGACGCCTCGTCGCACCGGGTTTCGTCGTCGCCTCGCGGACTGGACAAGCCCGCTCCCTTCGCCGAAGTGGAAAGCCGACCCTCAGTGGTACTTTCCGAACATGGACGCGGGATCACCGCCGGATGGGCGTCCGATGGACGACAGCCGGGCTTACGAGCCGCTCGGCACGGACCTCGCCAGACCGGTCGTGGTGTTCGTCGAAGACGAAGCGGACCTCGTCGCGATGGCCGGGGACTACCTGCGCCGCGACGGCTTCCAGGTCGTGACGGCGAGCGACACGCGGTCGGCTGCCGCGGCACTGCGCGAGCACCACGCCGACCTGATGGTGCTCGATCTCGGGCTGCCCGACGGCAATGGGCTGGACCTGCTGCGCGGGGTCCGCGCCGGCCGGCACCTGCCGGTGATCATCCTGACCGGCTGGGGCAGCGAACGCGAGCGGGTCGTCGGCCTGGAGCTGGGCGCCGACGACTACGTGGTCAAACCGTTCTCCCTCCCGGAACTGGCCGCCCGGATCCGGGCGGTCCTGCGCCGCAGCCGCCGTCCGGAGGCCGACCCGGTGCTCCGCCACGGCACGCTCACGATCGACACCGCCTCCCACGAGGTTACCGCCGACGGCGAGCGGCTTGCCCTCACCCCGCTGGAGTACGCGCTGCTGGCCTTCCTCGCCGCCGAGCCACGCCGCGTCTTCACGACCGCGCAGCTGCGGTCCGCGGGCTGGGGGTGGGCGAGCGAGCGCCAGAACCCGTCGGTCGTCGAACACGTCTACCGGCTGCGTCGCAAGCTCACCGACGCCGGGGTGGACCGGCCCCGCATCGTCACCGTGCGCGGCACCGGCTACCGGCTGGACCCGTGACCCCCGGAGCCGCGGGGCTCGACTACCGCCTGCTGTTCGAGCACCTGCCCTCGCCGTACCTGGTGATGACGGCCGATTTCACGATCGTCACCATCAACGACGCCTACGCGCGGGCCACCATGATCGACCCGGCCGAGGTCGCCGGGAAACCGATGTTCGAGGTGTTCCCGGACAACCCCGACGACCCGGACGCCGACGGCGTCGGCAACCTGCGGCGGTCGCTGCAGACGGTCGTAGAGACGGGGCGGGCGGACGCGATGGCCCTGCAGCGCTACGACATCCGCCAGCCGGACGGCCGGTTCGTCGTGCGGTACTGGAGCCCGATCAACAGCCCGGTCCTCGACGACGCCGGGCGGGTGACCCTCATCGTGCACCGCGTGCAGGACGTCACGGAGCTGGTCACCCTGCGGGAGCAGGACCGGGAACGCGCCGCGGCCCAGGTCGAGCAGATGGAGGCGGACCTGTTCTCCCGCGCCCGCGACCTGCAGGAAGCCAACCAGCAGCTGCGCGACGCGAACGCCGCCCTCGCCGTCGTCACCGCGGAGCTGCGGGCCCAGCAGCGGGCCAAGGACCGGTTCATCGCCACCTTGTCGCACGAACTGCGCAACCCGCTCGCGTCCGCGACCGCCGCGCTGGACGTGCTCGGGCTCGACGTCACCGGCCACCCGGCCCAGGCGGTCCTGGAGCGCCAGCTCACCGCCCTCAGCCGGCTCACCGGTGACCTGCTCGACGCCGCCCGCGTCGTGACCGGCAACCTCCGCGCCACCCGCACCCCGCTGGACCTCCGCGCCCTCGTCCACGCGGCGCTCGACGACCTGCCCGCGTCCCTCCCCCGCCCCGAAGTCACCCTCCCCGGCGAACCGGTGCCGATCGACGGCGACCCCGTCCGCCTCGGCCAGCTGCTGACCAACCTGCTGGACAACGCGCGCAAGCACACCGACGACACCACCGATGTCACCGTGCAGCTGCGGGTGCGCGACGGCCACGCGGAACTGCGCGTCCGCGACACCGGGCCCGGCTTCGACCCCGCGGTCGCCGGCACCCTCTTCGACCCGTTCACGCGGGCCACCACCGGCACCCGCGCGTCGAGCGGCCTCGGCCTCGGGCTCGCCATCGTCCGCGGCATCGCCGAACTCCACGACGGCGACGTCGAGGCCCACAGCGCCGGCCCGGGGACCGGAGCGACCTTCACCGTCCGCATCCCGCTCACCGCCAAGACCGCTCCGCCGGCCGAGAAGCACGCCGCCTACCCGGCATTGCGGATGCTCCTCGTGGACGACAACGCCGACTTGGCCGAGATGACCGCGATCATGCTGCGCCGCCGCGGGAACGCCGTCACGGTGGCCACCAACGCCGGCGACGCACTGGCGACCGCCGGTTCCACCACGTTCGACGTCGTCCTGTGCGACCTCGCACTCGGCGAGGACACCGACGGCTACGAGATCGCCCGGACGCTGCGCCGGAGCGCCCGCCACCGGGACGCCCTGCTGGTGGCGGTCTCCGGGTTCAGCCAGGACGTCGACGTCGACCGCGGCCGAGCCGCCGGGTTCGACGCCCACTTCGCCAAACCGCTCGACCTCACCGAGCTGGAACTCCTGCTGGCGCAGCGCGCCGGTGACCGCCCACAGGAGTGACAGGCCCACTCGCGAGTGGCTGAACACGCACGACAACCCGAGCGCACGCCCGCGGCCTGTTCGCACGGACTCCTGAGGTATGAGCGATCTTGGCCATGACGTAGTCGCGCGGCGGACCTGTTCGGTGACGTCGGTGGCGATGCCGGTGACACCGACGGGTGCGCCGGTGGTCGGCGATCGGCGGAGCACCGTGCGGGTGACCTGGGAAGCAGCGGAGCAAGATCACCTTCTCGCCGGAGCGGTACGAGGTGACAGTCGCCGTCACCGACGGCGCCGGCGCAAAACCCCGGATGCGGGCACCATCACGACGGCGGCAAGGTCGCCTGGGGCCGCCTCAATTTCGACGAGCTGATTTTCTGAGCATCGTTCGATGGCAGCCCCGCGATAGTGTGAAGTGGACGATCGCGGGTATCCGACACCATGGTCCGAGCGTCCGAACGAACGTCAGCCACTGTGCCGGCACCACGACACTCCGATGAGTACGCCCACTGCACGCCACTGTTCCAGCAGTACGGCGCTCTGGACCGCGAACACCCCCGCCGCCCCGCGGTACGAGAGCGGTTGATCACCGAACACCTCGCTGTGGCCGAAAACATCGCGCGGCGGTTGAGCAAGTGGTCGATCGACGTGCCCGTCTCCGCCGCCGCCGCCGACGACGGTCTCACGATCGCCGACCAGCTCGCCGACGACGAAACCGGGTACGCCCGGTCGACGAGTTCACTCAAAGCGAGATCGCCCGGCGGATCGGTGTCTCGATCATCACGTGACGCGGCTGCCGTCGAATGCGGACCGCCGGCATTCGGCGCTACCGTACGACGAACACGAGGCAGGGCTTTGCCGACCTGGTAGAGCGCTGATCGAACCGAGGATGACAACTCGTGACCGACCTGCATCTCGAACCGGAGTTCCGCTCCCGGTCCACGGTGGTGACCGCCGGCGGAGCGCTGACCCCGGCGACCGCGTCCCGGTTGCGTGATGGGGTCCTCAAGTTCGCGACGGACGCGCCGGACTGCGTCGTCGTCGACATCCGCGACCTCACCGTCGAGCACGAACGGCTGCTCAGCGTGTTCGCGGTGATCGCCGCGCGGATCGACGACTGGCCGGGCGTGTCGTTCGCGTTGGTCGCGGACCGGCCCGAGCACGTCGCGGGTTTGCGGGCCCGGTCGATCGGCGAGTTCGTCGCCGTGCACCCGGACGTGGTCACCGCCGAGCAGGCGCGGGACGAGGCTCCACGCCGGCGGGCCGTCCGGGAGCTGGCGCCGACGGTGTCGGCCTCGGCCCTGGCGCGGCGGTTCGTCGCCGAGACCTGCACGCGGTGGGCGGTTCCGGAGTACACCGAAGACGCGCAGCTGATCGCGACCGAGCTGGTCGAGAACACCGTCGAGCACACGACTTCGCCGGCCCGGGTGCGGCTGGAGCTGCGCCGCGCGCTGATGCGGGTGGCGGTGGCGGACGACGATCCACGGCCCGCCGTGCGGCGCGAACGCCTGACGCCGGTCGAGCCGGGCCTGGGCCTGCAGCTGGTGGCGCAGACCGCGCGGACCTGGGGCTGCAGCCGCTCCTGGCTGGGTGGCAAGGTCGTCTGGGCGGTCCTGCGGTCCCCCGATCCGTCAACGAAAGGTA harbors:
- a CDS encoding hybrid sensor histidine kinase/response regulator — encoded protein: MTPGAAGLDYRLLFEHLPSPYLVMTADFTIVTINDAYARATMIDPAEVAGKPMFEVFPDNPDDPDADGVGNLRRSLQTVVETGRADAMALQRYDIRQPDGRFVVRYWSPINSPVLDDAGRVTLIVHRVQDVTELVTLREQDRERAAAQVEQMEADLFSRARDLQEANQQLRDANAALAVVTAELRAQQRAKDRFIATLSHELRNPLASATAALDVLGLDVTGHPAQAVLERQLTALSRLTGDLLDAARVVTGNLRATRTPLDLRALVHAALDDLPASLPRPEVTLPGEPVPIDGDPVRLGQLLTNLLDNARKHTDDTTDVTVQLRVRDGHAELRVRDTGPGFDPAVAGTLFDPFTRATTGTRASSGLGLGLAIVRGIAELHDGDVEAHSAGPGTGATFTVRIPLTAKTAPPAEKHAAYPALRMLLVDDNADLAEMTAIMLRRRGNAVTVATNAGDALATAGSTTFDVVLCDLALGEDTDGYEIARTLRRSARHRDALLVAVSGFSQDVDVDRGRAAGFDAHFAKPLDLTELELLLAQRAGDRPQE
- a CDS encoding acyl-CoA dehydrogenase family protein → MTKTARDTSEAAEALVARARAAVPVLAAHAGATDQQGRVAPESLEVLRAAGLFALGTPVEFGGTDVDLPTQVRVLSELARGCPSSAWLVTISAGTKEHFSKLFPKEVLADVYPQPDVRWCGGATPGEAVAAPGGVRVSGRWAYASGAEDAHWALLSVVSVADGVPQVGGALVPMSELAIDRTWRVAGLQGTGSHTVVADDVFVPAERTVQFPLGPGGAPDVTLGEPLSIVSQSVAVVGVLAGAARGALDVVEAVVGTRKPPMSPYDSLAESASARHVFATAKHMVTSGCDRLLSLADRIADQAPGEEVTDVQRSALRMELVSVLQQFLRAVDLLLDLHGSSAFALGNPLQRFWRDINVGARHAQVTSYLTIENHGLLVTGAGGPLLMG
- a CDS encoding response regulator transcription factor — encoded protein: MDDSRAYEPLGTDLARPVVVFVEDEADLVAMAGDYLRRDGFQVVTASDTRSAAAALREHHADLMVLDLGLPDGNGLDLLRGVRAGRHLPVIILTGWGSERERVVGLELGADDYVVKPFSLPELAARIRAVLRRSRRPEADPVLRHGTLTIDTASHEVTADGERLALTPLEYALLAFLAAEPRRVFTTAQLRSAGWGWASERQNPSVVEHVYRLRRKLTDAGVDRPRIVTVRGTGYRLDP
- a CDS encoding ATP-binding protein — translated: MTDLHLEPEFRSRSTVVTAGGALTPATASRLRDGVLKFATDAPDCVVVDIRDLTVEHERLLSVFAVIAARIDDWPGVSFALVADRPEHVAGLRARSIGEFVAVHPDVVTAEQARDEAPRRRAVRELAPTVSASALARRFVAETCTRWAVPEYTEDAQLIATELVENTVEHTTSPARVRLELRRALMRVAVADDDPRPAVRRERLTPVEPGLGLQLVAQTARTWGCSRSWLGGKVVWAVLRSPDPSTKGSHGQ